One Nicotiana sylvestris chromosome 12, ASM39365v2, whole genome shotgun sequence genomic window carries:
- the LOC104220018 gene encoding beta-amylase 8, with product MNNHIPHHPIPNTQDPDPQFPNPNEDPNPNPPPQPQPRRPRGFAATNTAAGVTNKSRKEREKEKERTKLRERHRRAITSRMLAGLRQYGNFPLPVRADMNDVLAALARQAGWTVEPDGTTYRQSPPTTTNNNASNMGPYQVMSVECSVSGSSLRNCSTRASVDCHPSVPRINESLSPASFDSIVVTESDTKADKFTCTSTMNSTECLEAGQLMQELHSGEHGIGLSGTPYVPVFVMLSSGLINNFCQLMDPDSVKQELQQLKSLKIDGVMVNCWWGIVESWVPQKYEWSGYRELFNIIRDFKLKLQVVMAFHEYGGIDTSGMFISLPQWVMEIGKGNQDIFFTDRQGRRNTECLSWGIDKERVLRGRTAIEVYFDMMRSFRTEFDDLFADGLISAVEIGLGASGELKYPSFSERMGWRYPGIGEFQCYDKYSLQNLRKAATSRGHSFWAKGPDNAGYYNSKPHETGFFCERGDYDSYYGRFFLHWYRQVLIDHADNVLSLATLAFEGVQIVVKIPAIYWWYRTSSHAAEVTAGYYNPTNQDGYSPVFEVLKKHSMTVKFICSGFQVPETDDALADPDGLSWQILNSAWDKALPVAGQNTFPCYDREGLMRLVETAKPRNDPDHHRFSFFAFQQPSPLVQSAICISELDYFIKSMHGEIINNVES from the exons ATGAACAATCACATTCCCCACCACCCCATTCCTAATACCCAAGATCCGGATCCCCAATTCCCCAACCCGAATGAAGATCCAAACCCGAATCCCCCTCCTCAACCCCAACCTCGCCGTCCTCGGGGCTTCGCCGCCACAAACACCGCCGCCGGAGTAACAAACAAGAgcagaaaagagagagaaaaggagaAAGAGCGAACGAAGCTACGAGAACGTCACCGGCGAGCAATTACGAGCCGAATGCTCGCCGGACTCCGTCAGTACGGGAATTTCCCGCTTCCTGTACGTGCTGATATGAATGATGTACTCGCTGCACTTGCTCGTCAAGCCGGTTGGACCGTTGAACCTGATGGTACCACTTATAGACAATCTCCTCCTACTACTACTAATAATAATGCTTCCAATATG GGGCCTTATCAGGTGATGTCTGTTGAGTGTTCGGTTTCTGGTAGTTCTTTGAGAAATTGTTCAACCAGAGCATCCGTGGACTGTCATCCATCAGTGCCAAGGATCAATGAGAGTTTATCGCCAGCATCTTTTGATTCTATTGTAGTCACAGAAAGTGACACGAAGGCTGATAAATTTACATGTACCAGTACAATGAATTCTACAGAATGTTTAGAGGCGGGCCAG CTCATGCAAGAACTTCACTCTGGGGAGCATGGAATTGGTTTATCAGGAACTCCATACGTCCCTGTTTTTGTTATGCTCTCT AGTGGTCTAATCAACAATTTCTGCCAGTTGATGGATCCTGATAGTGTTAAACAGGAGCTGCAGCAGCTTAAGTCTTTAAAAATCGATGGGGTTATGGTAAATTGCTGGTGGGGCATCGTTGAAAGCTGGGTACCTCAGAAATACGAGTGGTCTGGCTACAGGGAATTGTTCAACATAATCCGAGATTTCAAATTGAAATTGCAG GTTGTCATGGCATTTCATGAATATGGAGGAATTGATACCAGTGGCATGTTCATATCCCTTCCTCAGTGGGTTATGGAGATAGGAAAAGGCAATCAGGATATATTCTTTACTGATCGTCAAGGCAGAAGGAACACTGAATGCCTATCCTGGGGCATTGACAAAGAACGAGTATTAAGAGGTAGAACTGCCATCGAG GTTTACTTTGACATGATGAGAAGCTTCCGAACTGAATTTGATGACTTGTTCGCTGATGGCCTAATTTCTGCTGTTGAAATTGGACTTGGAGCGTCTGGGGAGCTAAAGTACCCTTCTTTTTCTGAAAGGATGGGGTGGAGGTATCCTGGTATTGGTGAGTTTCAG TGCTACGATAAATATTCTCTGCAGAATCTGCGAAAAGCTGCAACATCAAGGGGACACTCTTTCTGGGCGAAGGGACCTGATAACGCTGGTTATTACAATTCCAAGCCACATGAAACTGGATTCTTCTGTGAACGAGGTGATTATGATAGCTACTATGGGCGATTTTTCCTCCATTGGTATAGACAGGTCTTAATAGATCATGCTGATAATGTTCTCTCCCTGGCAACTCTTGCTTTTGAGGGAGTGCAGATTGTTGTGAAG ATTCCAGCAATTTATTGGTGGTACAGAACGAGCAGCCATGCGGCAGAGGTCACAGCTGGATATTACAACCCCACGAACCAGGACGGCTATTCTCCAGTGTTTGAAGTTCTCAAAAAGCACTCCATGACAGTAAAATTTATCTGCTCAGGATTTCAGGTTCCAGAAACTGATGATGCGTTGGCAGATCCAGATGGTTTGAGTTGGCAG ATCCTGAATTCAGCATGGGATAAGGCGCTTCCTGTTGCTGGTCAAAACACATTTCCATGTTATGATAGAGAAGGATTGATGAGGCTGGTTGAGACTGCAAAGCCTAGAAATGATCCTGATCATCACCGTTTCTCTTTTTTTGCGTTTCAACAACCATCGCCTTTGGTTCAGAGTGCAATATGCATCTCAGAACTGGACTACTTTATCAAATCCATGCATG GAGAAATCATCAACAATGTGGAATCTTAA